The following proteins are co-located in the bacterium genome:
- a CDS encoding CaiB/BaiF CoA-transferase family protein — protein MKALGKLVIIDLTHMLSGPYATMLLSDLGAQTIKIEPPGKGEITRKALSENPEYSRSGLGPYFLTLNRNKRSICIDLKSPAGLEVFYGLVKTGDIVFDNFSTGVTKRLKIDHDTLSKINEKIITCSVTGFGETGPDPDRPAFDQVVQGMGGGMSITGFPGGPPLRSGIPIGDLSGGIFGALGVLAAVCARETTGRGQHVDVSMLDCQISLLNYMATMYLLSGKNPEAMGNGHFVHIPYDTFKTKTDWIIIAVIGDNFWKNILEVIEDPILKNNKYLFQPGRFEDRDIINSTIQKALLTNTAEFWLNKLKEKRIPCAPVNKFSQALSDPQTLARNMVVTVKNAAGDEVRMPGNPIKMSMTDKEEFTYPPQLGQHTDEILREKLGYTKEQIIALREKQVIG, from the coding sequence ATGAAAGCTTTGGGAAAGTTAGTCATTATAGATCTAACGCACATGTTGTCGGGTCCTTACGCGACAATGCTGTTGTCCGACTTGGGTGCTCAAACCATCAAAATAGAGCCTCCAGGAAAAGGGGAGATAACAAGAAAAGCCCTGAGCGAAAATCCAGAGTATTCACGATCCGGTTTAGGACCTTATTTCCTTACATTGAATAGAAACAAGCGCAGCATTTGTATCGATCTAAAATCTCCGGCAGGGCTCGAGGTATTTTATGGATTAGTAAAGACCGGCGATATCGTATTCGATAATTTCAGCACGGGCGTTACGAAACGATTGAAAATAGATCACGATACACTATCCAAAATCAACGAAAAAATCATTACCTGTTCCGTGACGGGTTTCGGAGAGACTGGCCCGGATCCCGACCGTCCGGCATTCGACCAGGTCGTGCAGGGAATGGGCGGGGGAATGTCGATCACGGGTTTCCCGGGCGGCCCCCCCCTGCGCTCCGGAATCCCTATCGGGGATTTGTCCGGGGGAATTTTCGGAGCCTTGGGCGTCCTTGCCGCCGTATGCGCGAGGGAAACGACCGGTCGAGGTCAGCATGTCGATGTTTCCATGCTTGATTGTCAAATATCGCTCTTGAATTACATGGCGACCATGTACCTTCTTTCAGGAAAGAATCCGGAGGCGATGGGGAACGGTCATTTTGTCCATATCCCGTACGATACATTCAAAACGAAGACGGATTGGATCATAATTGCCGTAATCGGTGACAACTTCTGGAAAAATATTCTTGAGGTAATAGAAGATCCGATATTGAAAAATAATAAATATTTATTTCAGCCAGGTCGATTTGAAGACAGAGACATCATCAATAGTACGATACAGAAAGCGCTTCTGACAAATACGGCAGAATTTTGGCTCAATAAACTGAAGGAAAAACGAATCCCTTGTGCTCCGGTAAATAAATTCTCCCAGGCCCTCAGCGATCCGCAGACGCTGGCGAGGAACATGGTCGTCACCGTGAAGAACGCCGCGGGGGATGAGGTAAGGATGCCCGGGAACCCGATAAAAATGTCGATGACCGACAAGGAAGAGTTCACGTACCCGCCGCAGCTCGGCCAACACACCGACGAGATCCTCCGGGAGAAACTGGGCTACACGAAAGAGCAGATCATCGCCCTTCGTGAAAAACAGGTCATCGGCTAG
- a CDS encoding hydroxymethylglutaryl-CoA lyase: MTVNEVGLRDGLQNERVVVSTENKLSLINALIAAGVRNFEVASFVSPKAVPQMADAAALYDVLPSKDAIHYSALVPNLKGYERAAEAGARSVALVLAASDTMNRKNINMSLEQTVAACGEVIRRAVKDGIESRCYISGLFLCPFEGEIPDERIVDLATSMLTVGANEVIIADPLGVANPARVSVLFDRLAAVLDLGKISAHYHDTRALGLANVWAALQSGVRKFDSSIGGLGGCPFAPQASGNLATEDLVLMLSQCGFKTGIDVGKLREAVKVAGGMVGRSLGGRTMSWLESRSDLLPITY; the protein is encoded by the coding sequence GTGACGGTAAACGAGGTCGGATTGCGGGATGGGCTTCAGAATGAGCGTGTGGTGGTCAGCACGGAGAACAAACTCTCCCTGATAAACGCGCTGATCGCCGCCGGAGTTCGAAATTTCGAAGTGGCAAGTTTTGTCTCTCCGAAAGCCGTTCCGCAAATGGCGGATGCGGCCGCCCTGTACGACGTTCTTCCTTCGAAGGACGCGATTCATTACTCGGCGCTGGTGCCGAATCTCAAGGGGTATGAACGGGCGGCGGAGGCGGGAGCCCGATCCGTGGCGTTGGTCCTCGCCGCGTCGGACACCATGAACAGGAAAAACATCAACATGTCCCTCGAGCAGACCGTGGCGGCGTGCGGGGAGGTCATCCGCCGGGCCGTAAAGGACGGCATCGAAAGCCGTTGTTACATTTCGGGCCTCTTCCTCTGTCCGTTCGAGGGGGAGATTCCCGATGAGCGGATCGTCGATCTCGCGACGAGCATGCTGACCGTCGGGGCGAACGAGGTCATCATCGCGGACCCCCTCGGCGTTGCGAACCCGGCAAGGGTATCCGTGCTGTTCGATCGATTGGCCGCCGTGCTGGACCTGGGAAAAATATCCGCACATTACCATGATACGCGGGCATTGGGCCTCGCAAACGTATGGGCTGCGCTGCAATCCGGTGTGCGGAAGTTCGATAGCAGCATCGGCGGACTCGGCGGGTGTCCTTTCGCTCCCCAGGCATCCGGGAATCTCGCGACCGAGGACTTGGTCCTGATGCTTTCCCAGTGCGGGTTCAAAACCGGCATCGACGTGGGAAAATTGAGGGAAGCGGTGAAGGTTGCCGGAGGGATGGTGGGGCGCTCGCTGGGGGGCCGTACTATGTCGTGGCTCGAATCACGAAGCGATCTGTTGCCGATAACATATTAA
- a CDS encoding SDR family oxidoreductase: MDRFSGKVVVVTGGASGLGRALCVELGRRGAKVFVADINEEGSKRTASIIVDAGGAATPVVTDMRNREAVDSLIAQAASEGPLDYMFNNAGVIMFGEFRDMSPEDWRHFVESDLMSVVYGTSAAYKVMMQQGHGHIVNVSSVFGLFPFALATGYTAVKQAVVGLSLALRPEAAGFGVKVSAACPGSIRTEVRKSYRIFNGDRESFNALIWKEMSPEKAVLKILGGVAKNKGIIAFPFYDLVPWWFYRFIPSMNGWWQRKLVNLFREKVRCKE; the protein is encoded by the coding sequence GTGGACCGATTTTCTGGGAAAGTAGTCGTCGTGACAGGCGGGGCCTCCGGGTTGGGGCGCGCGCTTTGCGTCGAACTGGGAAGGAGGGGCGCCAAGGTCTTCGTGGCCGACATCAACGAGGAAGGTTCGAAGCGCACCGCATCGATCATCGTCGACGCCGGGGGGGCCGCCACGCCCGTCGTCACGGACATGAGAAATCGGGAAGCCGTAGACAGCCTCATCGCCCAAGCCGCATCGGAAGGGCCCCTCGATTACATGTTCAACAACGCCGGCGTGATCATGTTCGGGGAATTCAGGGACATGAGTCCCGAGGACTGGCGCCATTTCGTCGAAAGCGACCTGATGAGCGTGGTGTACGGAACATCGGCCGCCTACAAGGTCATGATGCAGCAGGGACACGGTCATATCGTCAACGTTTCCTCCGTGTTCGGGTTGTTCCCGTTTGCGCTCGCAACCGGGTACACGGCCGTGAAACAGGCGGTCGTCGGGCTCTCCTTGGCGCTCAGGCCCGAAGCCGCCGGCTTCGGGGTCAAGGTAAGCGCAGCCTGCCCCGGATCGATACGGACGGAGGTTCGAAAGAGCTATAGGATATTCAACGGGGATCGCGAGTCCTTCAATGCGCTTATCTGGAAGGAGATGAGCCCGGAGAAAGCGGTGTTGAAAATCCTGGGCGGCGTCGCGAAAAACAAGGGGATCATCGCATTCCCATTCTACGACCTGGTCCCGTGGTGGTTCTATCGGTTCATCCCGTCGATGAACGGATGGTGGCAGAGAAAACTGGTGAACCTCTTCAGGGAAAAAGTGCGATGCAAGGAGTGA
- a CDS encoding MBL fold metallo-hydrolase has product MPDWNRLLTNPVQLKLYVMLTGEVHAPGNVHYNPRSPKFKSMPVEKRFNPVFAYLVERPGKEFLLLDTGLHHSFAQSRYGNFGPILGSMVKVKAGAEMDVRSQLRSIGVAIDDIHHVLLSHLHLDHPSGLPYFNGARNLKVYVDEKEGIVANAPFGFLKGYVKKHLRGIELSPIPYSTGAAPFEHSWDFFGDGSTIVVRTPGHTEGHSSVILNAMEGPILLTFDAVHRRSNLDHCIPPSGDYGKAADSMRRIESFLKDHPKTRVIFGHDPDQLGTLILAPQYYS; this is encoded by the coding sequence ATGCCCGACTGGAACCGGCTGCTGACGAATCCCGTGCAATTGAAGTTGTACGTAATGCTTACCGGCGAGGTACATGCGCCGGGGAACGTTCATTACAACCCCCGGAGCCCGAAGTTCAAGTCCATGCCGGTGGAGAAACGCTTCAACCCGGTTTTCGCCTACCTCGTGGAGCGGCCGGGCAAGGAATTCCTCCTGCTGGACACGGGCCTCCATCATTCGTTCGCTCAAAGCCGGTACGGAAATTTCGGGCCGATCCTCGGTTCCATGGTGAAGGTAAAAGCGGGTGCGGAGATGGACGTCCGCAGCCAATTGAGGTCGATCGGGGTCGCCATCGACGACATCCATCACGTGCTCCTGTCGCATCTTCATCTCGATCATCCGAGCGGGTTGCCGTATTTCAACGGGGCCCGCAATCTCAAGGTGTACGTGGACGAAAAAGAGGGGATCGTGGCGAACGCCCCGTTCGGCTTCCTGAAGGGGTACGTGAAGAAGCATCTCAGGGGGATCGAACTTTCTCCCATTCCCTATTCGACGGGGGCTGCTCCATTCGAACATTCATGGGACTTTTTCGGCGACGGATCGACGATCGTCGTTCGCACTCCGGGGCACACGGAAGGACATTCCTCCGTCATACTGAATGCGATGGAAGGTCCGATCCTGTTGACGTTCGATGCGGTTCACCGGCGATCCAACCTGGATCACTGCATCCCTCCTTCCGGCGATTACGGGAAAGCCGCGGATTCGATGCGCAGGATCGAGTCGTTCCTGAAAGATCATCCGAAGACTCGTGTGATCTTCGGGCATGATCCAGACCAATTGGGGACCTTGATATTAGCCCCGCAATATTATTCGTGA
- the leuC gene encoding 3-isopropylmalate dehydratase large subunit: MEKGMTLTEKILARHAGRDKVKPGDQILAKVDFAFASDLSSQIGIQLFKELNITEVFDKERIGLIPDHFAPNKDIKSAEQSKLMREFARAYGIVNYFEIGRMGIEHVLLPDEGLVVPGDLVIGGDSHTCTYGALCAFSTGVGSTDLAAAMISGEVWLRVPPSMRIVLTGTPGKWVEGKDIILYIIGKIGVDGALYQAMEYAGEGLASLSMAWRFTMANMAIEAGAKNGIFPFDDATRAYADARAKRVYEVVVADKDARYDEELHIDLSSLEPQVAFPHLPGNAKPISRVGNVPIDQVVVGSCTNGRIEDLRSAASVLRGRKIHDGVRMLVFPATQEIYLQAIWEGLVEDFVVAGAAFSTPTCGPCVGGHMGVLAKGERAVSTTNRNFVGRMGHPESEVYLSNPAIAAASAVLGRIGSPEELQ, from the coding sequence ATGGAAAAGGGAATGACGCTTACGGAAAAAATCCTTGCGCGGCACGCGGGCCGGGACAAGGTGAAGCCTGGGGATCAGATTCTTGCCAAGGTCGATTTCGCGTTCGCCAGCGATCTGTCGAGTCAGATCGGGATCCAGTTATTCAAGGAACTGAACATAACCGAAGTGTTCGACAAGGAACGGATCGGTCTCATCCCGGATCATTTCGCTCCAAACAAGGACATCAAATCGGCGGAGCAGAGCAAGCTGATGCGCGAATTCGCACGCGCATACGGGATTGTGAATTACTTCGAGATCGGCAGGATGGGGATCGAGCATGTCCTCCTCCCGGACGAGGGACTTGTTGTGCCAGGAGACCTCGTGATCGGTGGCGATAGCCACACTTGCACCTACGGCGCGCTGTGCGCCTTCTCGACCGGGGTAGGAAGCACCGATTTGGCCGCGGCGATGATCTCCGGGGAGGTCTGGTTGAGGGTTCCCCCGTCCATGCGTATCGTGCTTACAGGAACGCCCGGGAAGTGGGTGGAGGGGAAGGACATCATCCTCTATATCATCGGTAAGATCGGTGTCGACGGAGCGCTCTATCAGGCGATGGAGTATGCGGGGGAGGGGCTTGCATCCCTTTCAATGGCTTGGCGCTTCACAATGGCCAATATGGCGATCGAAGCGGGGGCAAAAAACGGCATATTTCCGTTCGATGATGCGACTCGCGCGTATGCGGACGCCCGTGCAAAGCGGGTGTACGAGGTTGTCGTCGCCGACAAGGATGCGCGATACGATGAGGAATTGCACATCGATCTCTCCTCGCTGGAGCCGCAGGTAGCGTTTCCCCATCTTCCAGGAAACGCGAAGCCCATTTCAAGGGTGGGGAACGTTCCCATCGATCAGGTCGTCGTCGGATCGTGCACGAACGGCAGAATCGAGGACCTGCGCAGTGCGGCGTCCGTGCTCCGTGGACGGAAAATCCACGATGGAGTCAGGATGTTGGTCTTCCCCGCGACCCAGGAGATCTACTTGCAGGCGATATGGGAGGGACTGGTGGAGGATTTCGTGGTGGCGGGTGCGGCCTTCTCCACTCCAACGTGCGGCCCGTGTGTTGGCGGACATATGGGAGTTCTCGCCAAAGGCGAACGAGCGGTATCAACCACCAATCGAAACTTTGTGGGCCGGATGGGGCACCCGGAGAGCGAGGTATATCTGTCCAACCCCGCCATCGCTGCTGCATCAGCGGTACTGGGCAGAATCGGAAGCCCAGAGGAACTCCAGTGA
- a CDS encoding 3-isopropylmalate dehydratase small subunit codes for MELRGKTWKYGDNVDTDVITPGRYLNIKDPAEWARHCMEDLDKEFPVKVSPGDFIVAGKNFGCGSSRESAPIAIKACGVSAVIAYSFARIFYRNAFNMALPIFEVPKAVGEIENGDSLVVDGTQGILRNETKNKEYKITPIPPFMQELIDAGGLINYVLARRKKEKENKKG; via the coding sequence ATGGAACTCCGGGGTAAGACTTGGAAATACGGGGATAACGTCGATACCGACGTGATCACCCCGGGAAGATATCTGAATATAAAAGATCCCGCGGAGTGGGCGCGGCATTGCATGGAGGATCTCGACAAGGAATTCCCAGTAAAGGTTTCTCCTGGAGATTTTATCGTGGCCGGTAAAAACTTTGGATGCGGGTCTTCGAGAGAGAGCGCGCCGATCGCTATAAAAGCTTGTGGTGTATCCGCGGTGATCGCATATTCCTTCGCACGGATTTTTTACAGGAACGCTTTCAATATGGCTCTCCCCATCTTCGAAGTTCCGAAAGCAGTGGGTGAGATTGAAAACGGGGACTCCTTGGTGGTCGACGGAACGCAAGGGATACTTCGAAACGAGACAAAAAACAAAGAATATAAGATCACGCCAATCCCACCGTTTATGCAGGAATTGATCGATGCCGGGGGTTTGATAAATTACGTGCTTGCCCGTAGAAAGAAGGAAAAAGAGAACAAAAAAGGATAG
- a CDS encoding L,D-transpeptidase family protein → MRKPGIFPIGPIKFCICLLLMAPVLLSGCSHFNDGRQIKTTFAEANDLFHQGSYAASLDKYSVILEKYPAKADRALFEMGFIHAHPKNPQKDYQKALECFQKLIKEYPGSEYRQNSEMMIFSIRNVALKDSTIAAQQVQIETLQHKVQGKENEIVTLRDTLQKTNEAFEKKMEALEKRFFDYAIRKGSVDRILIEKSARRLMLISQGEVLKSYKIALGGDPIGPKERKGDNKTPEGTYVIDARNKDSRFHLSLHVSYPNERDKKRAKELGVSPGGDIMIHGIKNGFSWVGDAHAGVDWTKGCIAVTDQEIEEIEKLAPNGTIVEIRP, encoded by the coding sequence ATGAGGAAGCCGGGAATCTTTCCCATCGGACCAATAAAGTTCTGCATCTGCCTCCTCCTGATGGCACCGGTGCTCCTGTCCGGCTGCAGTCACTTTAACGACGGGCGGCAGATCAAAACGACATTCGCAGAGGCGAACGATCTGTTCCATCAAGGAAGCTACGCGGCCTCTCTGGACAAGTATTCGGTAATTTTAGAAAAATATCCCGCGAAGGCAGACAGGGCTCTGTTCGAGATGGGTTTTATTCATGCCCATCCGAAGAATCCGCAGAAAGATTATCAGAAAGCCCTGGAATGTTTTCAGAAGCTCATCAAGGAGTACCCGGGAAGCGAGTACCGGCAGAACAGCGAGATGATGATATTTTCCATCAGGAATGTCGCTCTCAAGGATTCGACGATCGCTGCGCAGCAGGTGCAGATCGAAACGCTCCAGCACAAGGTCCAGGGCAAGGAGAATGAGATCGTCACGCTGCGAGACACGCTGCAAAAAACGAACGAAGCATTCGAAAAAAAGATGGAAGCACTCGAAAAAAGGTTTTTTGACTATGCGATTCGGAAGGGATCGGTAGACAGGATACTGATCGAAAAAAGTGCGCGCCGATTGATGTTGATCTCACAGGGCGAAGTGCTCAAATCCTACAAAATCGCCTTGGGGGGAGACCCCATCGGGCCAAAGGAACGGAAAGGGGATAACAAGACCCCTGAGGGGACCTATGTCATCGATGCAAGAAACAAGGACAGCCGGTTTCACCTCTCCCTGCATGTTTCCTATCCGAACGAGAGAGACAAAAAACGCGCGAAGGAACTCGGTGTTTCCCCCGGCGGAGACATCATGATCCACGGCATCAAGAATGGTTTCTCGTGGGTAGGCGATGCTCACGCAGGGGTCGACTGGACGAAAGGGTGTATTGCCGTAACCGACCAGGAAATCGAGGAAATCGAAAAGCTGGCGCCAAACGGGACGATCGTCGAGATACGGCCGTAG
- a CDS encoding Lpp/OprI family alanine-zipper lipoprotein, whose product MKKSLFLITMMLVLPSLMIGGCATTGELQKVQAEQKVIDAKADQALKDAQAAKAAADAANVKAAETSGRAETAIKAAEEREKAAAEKEKIADEKAKKADDAFHKSMKK is encoded by the coding sequence ATGAAGAAAAGCCTGTTCCTGATCACGATGATGCTTGTTCTACCGTCTCTGATGATCGGCGGATGCGCAACAACCGGTGAGCTCCAGAAAGTGCAGGCGGAGCAGAAAGTGATTGATGCGAAAGCGGACCAGGCGTTGAAGGATGCGCAAGCCGCCAAGGCGGCAGCCGATGCGGCCAATGTGAAGGCGGCGGAAACGTCGGGCCGCGCCGAAACTGCCATAAAGGCGGCGGAGGAAAGGGAAAAGGCGGCAGCGGAAAAGGAAAAGATCGCCGATGAAAAAGCGAAAAAGGCGGACGACGCTTTCCACAAGTCGATGAAGAAGTAA
- a CDS encoding L,D-transpeptidase family protein: MVIFSLSACASMKSVQIAPPFPGHREKEIERNKFPVARGEDVIGRLAILRLETGDTLPDIARHFSLGINAISTANPGVDVWVPEAGERVLLPLSFILPDTPRKGIVINLANMRLFQYKEDGTYLLVTTYPVGIGTDERPTPTGQMHVARKAARPTWHVPASIAEDHRKKGDILPKAVPPGPENPLGEYALYLSKSGYLIHGTNKPASIGLTATNGCLRLYPENVKSLFDDTPVKTPVLIVNQPYLLGQRDGVLYLEAHTRPEASGAIESVMLHKKLNAIEKKAQRTLDWKKVKEVQAEARGIPVPIFELRQDSQKEVAKPVEVEHPERLYGKPEIPALNLLAWYVLAADVPDKIEAQRLAAIINHQGPQIPARVFQKSDRYRVIAGPFDDGSEAKKAAKRLKIDLDIDSIVIDPDING, translated from the coding sequence ATGGTCATCTTCTCTCTCTCCGCCTGTGCTTCAATGAAAAGTGTTCAGATAGCGCCGCCTTTTCCGGGCCATCGCGAAAAGGAGATCGAGCGAAACAAGTTCCCGGTTGCACGGGGAGAAGACGTCATCGGCCGGCTGGCGATCCTCCGGCTCGAAACGGGGGATACGCTCCCGGATATTGCCCGGCACTTCAGTCTGGGGATCAATGCGATCAGTACGGCGAATCCCGGGGTGGATGTATGGGTTCCCGAGGCCGGAGAGCGTGTCCTGTTGCCTCTGAGTTTTATCCTGCCGGACACTCCCAGAAAAGGGATTGTGATCAACCTGGCCAACATGAGGCTCTTTCAGTATAAAGAGGATGGGACGTACCTGTTGGTGACGACCTACCCGGTCGGCATCGGCACCGACGAGCGGCCTACCCCCACAGGCCAGATGCATGTGGCGCGCAAGGCAGCCCGGCCTACCTGGCATGTTCCTGCCTCGATTGCCGAGGATCATCGCAAGAAAGGGGATATCCTCCCCAAAGCCGTCCCGCCGGGGCCGGAAAATCCCTTGGGAGAATACGCGCTCTACTTGAGCAAATCGGGGTATTTGATCCATGGCACCAATAAACCGGCCAGCATCGGCCTTACGGCAACCAATGGCTGCCTGAGGCTCTATCCGGAAAACGTGAAGTCGCTCTTCGATGACACTCCCGTGAAAACGCCTGTACTCATTGTCAACCAGCCTTATCTCCTGGGGCAACGTGATGGCGTACTGTACCTGGAAGCTCATACGCGTCCGGAAGCGTCGGGTGCTATTGAGTCGGTGATGCTCCATAAAAAATTGAACGCAATTGAAAAGAAAGCCCAGCGCACGCTCGACTGGAAAAAGGTCAAGGAAGTACAGGCGGAGGCCCGTGGGATTCCGGTTCCCATCTTCGAGTTGCGTCAGGACAGTCAAAAAGAGGTCGCGAAACCTGTAGAAGTCGAGCACCCGGAGAGATTGTACGGAAAACCGGAAATACCGGCACTGAATTTGCTGGCATGGTATGTGTTGGCCGCCGATGTGCCGGACAAGATTGAAGCACAGAGGCTTGCCGCCATCATCAATCACCAGGGGCCGCAAATCCCGGCACGGGTGTTCCAAAAGAGCGATCGCTACCGCGTTATCGCCGGCCCGTTCGATGACGGCAGTGAAGCAAAAAAGGCAGCGAAACGCCTGAAAATAGATCTGGATATAGACAGTATCGTAATCGACCCTGACATAAATGGATAA
- a CDS encoding sigma 54-interacting transcriptional regulator — translation MDTSESFDSLLVESVSDGMVAISPEGKILYANRSFLELSGYRLDEVVGKPCREIVHESICDSGCPFAEVLDKGVAADRFDVEVRGKGGEEMSACINFTPLKEASGQVIGVVEVIRDITKLKELKDSLKKTSSMYQRERVKNRTILDNIPSGVYTVDREMKILSFNRSLEKITGYSEEEVLGKKCSEVLRSDFCEAGCPLKRSIRTGETLRGVELNLRARDGSVVPIASSTAVMRDEEGRHIGGICSFRDLRELHAAPSPQGQVREFQGMVSKNPKMHEIFGLLETIGESDANVLIEGESGTGKELVARAIHRLSARAEKPFLGMNCASLNENLMESELFGHIRGAFTGAVKDRMGRFEMADGGTLFLDEVSEIGLHLQAKLLRVVQEREYQRVGETSTRKTNARILSATNKRLKELVAAGTFRDDLYYRLNVVSVNLPPLRERKEDIPVLVQHFLCHPKENLGGCRRNFSPLAMQALLEYSWPGNVRELENAVERAKICSRGEVIEESALPAEIRHRGVAVSRRGGSFGERAANLEADRIRECLVHSGWNRTEAAARLGVSRVTLWRRMKQLGIGA, via the coding sequence ATGGACACCTCGGAATCGTTCGATTCATTGCTCGTGGAGTCCGTCTCCGACGGGATGGTGGCCATCTCGCCGGAGGGGAAAATCCTTTACGCGAACCGTTCGTTCCTTGAGCTTTCGGGGTACCGCCTTGATGAGGTCGTCGGGAAACCTTGCCGGGAAATCGTACACGAGTCGATCTGCGACTCCGGATGCCCTTTCGCGGAAGTCCTCGATAAGGGAGTAGCGGCGGACCGGTTCGACGTGGAGGTACGCGGGAAAGGGGGCGAGGAGATGAGCGCCTGCATCAACTTCACCCCGCTGAAAGAGGCGTCCGGACAAGTGATCGGCGTCGTCGAAGTGATCCGCGACATCACCAAGCTGAAGGAACTCAAGGACAGCCTGAAGAAAACGAGTTCGATGTACCAGAGGGAGCGGGTCAAGAACCGGACGATCCTCGACAACATCCCTTCCGGGGTCTACACGGTGGACCGGGAGATGAAGATCCTCTCCTTCAATCGCTCCCTCGAAAAGATCACCGGGTACTCCGAAGAGGAAGTCCTGGGGAAAAAATGCTCGGAGGTCTTGCGGTCCGATTTCTGCGAGGCCGGGTGCCCGTTGAAGCGGTCAATCCGTACGGGAGAGACGCTCCGGGGAGTCGAGTTGAACCTTCGTGCAAGGGACGGCTCCGTGGTCCCCATCGCGTCCAGCACCGCAGTGATGCGGGACGAGGAGGGAAGGCACATCGGGGGAATCTGTTCCTTTCGCGACCTGAGAGAACTGCATGCGGCTCCGTCCCCCCAGGGGCAGGTCCGCGAATTTCAGGGGATGGTGAGCAAGAACCCGAAGATGCACGAGATCTTCGGCCTCCTGGAAACGATCGGGGAGTCCGACGCGAACGTGCTGATCGAGGGGGAGAGCGGGACCGGCAAGGAACTTGTCGCCCGGGCGATCCACCGCCTGAGCGCCCGCGCGGAAAAGCCGTTCCTCGGGATGAACTGCGCTTCCCTGAACGAGAACCTGATGGAGAGCGAGCTGTTCGGTCACATCCGAGGGGCGTTCACCGGGGCGGTCAAGGACCGCATGGGGCGGTTCGAGATGGCGGATGGAGGGACGCTCTTTCTCGACGAGGTTTCGGAGATCGGCCTGCACCTGCAGGCGAAACTGCTGCGTGTCGTCCAGGAACGGGAGTACCAGCGGGTGGGCGAAACGAGCACCCGGAAGACAAATGCCCGGATCCTCTCCGCTACCAACAAGCGGCTGAAGGAACTCGTCGCGGCGGGAACATTCCGGGACGACCTGTATTACCGCCTGAACGTGGTATCCGTCAATCTGCCTCCGCTCCGGGAGCGGAAGGAGGATATCCCGGTCCTCGTGCAGCATTTCCTGTGCCACCCCAAGGAAAACCTCGGAGGATGCAGGCGGAACTTCTCCCCGCTGGCCATGCAGGCGCTCCTCGAATACTCGTGGCCGGGAAACGTGCGGGAGCTGGAAAACGCCGTGGAACGGGCGAAGATCTGCTCCCGGGGAGAGGTCATCGAGGAGTCCGCCCTCCCCGCGGAGATCCGCCACCGGGGCGTGGCGGTCTCCCGGAGGGGAGGCTCCTTCGGGGAAAGGGCGGCGAATCTGGAAGCGGACCGCATCCGGGAATGCCTGGTCCACTCCGGGTGGAACCGGACGGAAGCCGCGGCCCGGTTGGGGGTCAGCCGCGTTACCCTGTGGCGGCGGATGAAGCAGTTGGGCATCGGGGCGTAG